CGCATCTTGTTTACGGTCAAAGTCATTTGCCAACGCATGGTAAACCTCCATGACAGACCAAGCGGCTAGCGATGGTTTAGTATTGCGCTCGTTCCAGTTTTCAGAGCCTGCACCACCACGTGTCGTTGGTTTGGTGTAGGTCAATACATCAAGTAAGTAACCTTTATCTTGTGGGCGAATTTTATCGTTAGCTTGAATTTGCTCTTGGAAAACAGTTCGAATGTTATCCATGGCAACATCTGGGTTAAAGTGAGCCATCGCATACGCTTGTTTCCATGAATCCCAAGGCCAGGTTAAGTTACCAGAGAACCAGCGAGCAGTGACGGAAGGTGTCACCGTTGCTTGCTTAATATCACCCGCCGCTGAACGCCAGTTACCATTTAGGGTCATCATGGCTTTTACTGCGACACGGGCTTGCTCTGGTGTTGCATCTTTATTGGTTAACCCATTGGTTAAATAACCATCCCAACGTTTTTTTGAAGCATTCATGTAGCTAGTGGGTGTTGCCAAAACGTCTTGAAGTTTAACGATCTCAGATGCGACTTCTTTAGCATTGTGCAAGTTAGAGTAGGCGGTATAGAAAGTGGTTGTTTTTTTAGATGGCACCTGTGTTTCAGAGTAAGACGTAAATGATGTCTCATTGGCGATAGTACGCGTTTTTAACGACCGTGTAATACGGAACTCGGCATCAGCATCGCTACGAATTGCCCAGTTGTTTTTCATATCACCGAAATTAATTTTGATGCCATTATCAATCGCCGAAATTTGGCGTTTGTATTCTGGGTAGTATTCAGCAACCGTTTTATTTTCATACTTTTCACCAGAACGCGCGTATTTAACTAGTTCGCCATCCCACTCTAGTGAAAGATCCATGTCATTCTTGGTCAAGTTGGTGATCTTAGTTTCAACCAACGAAGAGCGATTAGTGACAAAGCGTAGAACCATTTGGACATGAATGTCATCCAATTCTAATACTTGAACTAAAGCGCCGGGAATGGAATAAACCTTCGCTTTAGCATTCGACAGGTTATAGGTTGTTCCTGTGTTTTTATCTGTAATTGTGAGTTTGTCGAATGTTTCACCAGACATGAAATGTGCATATTCCTGCGTCACTTGCATGATGCCACCAAAAGTGCCGTAACCAGCAGCATCTTCAGGCAGTAAGTGACCATGCCATGCGCCATTATCAATTAATGCATTGTATTTTAGGTTCGAGTAAACATCGTAATCACGAAGATGTGTTGGATTGCCCGTACGATCGATGACATTGGTAAATTCAGATGTAGGTGCAACAGGTAGAGTGAAGCCGCTACCGCTGTTATCATCGTTACTAGAATTACAGCCAGAAAGTAAAATTGAAGCCCCGATTACAATAGCAAGTGTGCTTTTATTAAACATACTATTTTCCTATTATTTACGTTATAATTTTTGCTTAGATAAATAAGCGAATTTTAAGTGTGAGAATCCATCCAGAGTAAATAGGATTCTCTTTATTTTTTATATTTTTATTCTAATTCTTTGGCGAACGAAATTGCTTTTAGTAATTCACCATCTACATTAGGGATAGTGTCAGATAGAAATATCTGATTACCTGGAGTAAATGTCATAAGTACATTTTTCAATGTTTCTTTGTTTTCACCCATTTTATTTTGAACATCAAATTCTATAAGTTTGTTATATACCTCCGTAGCGAGTTTTTCCTCTTGATCTTCTGTAATTGCAATTCTTCCAATACAAATAGGAGGACGTATTTTATGGCTAAATGATTCTTTACGAAATCTTTCGGCAAATAATGTATCTAGCTTTGAGCCTTCTTCAAAAATAAAACGCCCTTTATCTTTAAACTGGTACTGGTGTTCACCTTTAAGCACTACGTAGTCCATCATTTCTAATGCCCGCAAGTATAGGGTTATAGAAGTTGAACTCAGGGTGTACTTTTGGGTGATCTCTTCCAATGTCCACTCATTACGACGAAGTAAATATAAAAAGTCGAAAAGGTGAGGAAACTGATGGAAAATATCACTATTCACATCTGTTATAAACTGTTCGTTTTCAAGCTGTAACTGCCGGCCTCGTTGCGATAGTTCAACCAGATCGGTATCTAAATGACTCGCATAATAGAGTATCTTATCAAGCCCTAATGCAGTGTTATGCAGCTGTCTTTTTATTGTCGAAAGGGGGATCCCCGTACCAATCGATAGTTCAGCATAACAAATTCCTTTTTCTTTAATTTTTTCTCTTAACGCAGCGAGCAAGTACGTTGCGGAGTTATTCATTTACTATGCCTGTTTCTTATCTATTTCGTCCTTGGTGTTATCACAAGATATCCTTATTCTTGTGATCTTGATTCAAATTTTAATTATGAGGGTGTATATAACTATTTATCGATAAGCTGGATTATAAGTTTTAATTTCTAATCGATTACATTAAAACTTTATCGTATATATGCCGCTCTTAGTTAACGAAGGTGAGTATAGTTGTTTTAATGGCTTTTATTAAGGGGGATGTACCGTAAATCTACTGTTTTATCGCTGAGGTATAAATATGAAAACTTGAGTATCAATAATTTGAACTTTCAAAAATAGTAAAGTGTCACTTCACATTAGTAATGATAAATACTGGATTTTCCTTGTTGTTTTCATTCGTAAATTGAATGTTAATAACTTCGTGGTGAGGCGTTAATTTTCACTTTGTGTTATTGAATCGAAATCATATTATATTGGTCTTTTATAAGATACTAGATGTTTTAATTAACAATTGATAATAATACGATTGAGTAAAAGCAAAAAATGGTATGCCCGCTTTTAGCATCATAAAATACTCATAGAGTAAATTAATAATCGCGTTGTTTTTTATATTCGTGACTTGTAATGAATGAGTACGTTTATTCAACAACTTAGCTTTGTTCTATAAAAAGGCAAGCAATATGAGGTGAGTGGCATATTGGTGTGTATTCAGGCGCTATTGACGCTTGCTAATCAGTTCATTTGGCGGTATTGATGTTGAAATATGACACACAGCATCAAGATGAAAAGATATGGATATCCTAAACGTTGAGGCATTTCTAATTGCCATCACCATTTTAACGCTGACTCCAGGGTTAGATACCGCATTGGTCATTCGTAACACCAGCCGCTCGGGGTTGGCCGACGGTTGCATGACAAGTTTTGGTATTTGTAGTGGGCTTTTTGTCCATGCTTTTTTTTCTGCAGTTGGAATTTCTGCTATTTTGGCGCAATCAGCAGAACTATTTCAGATGGTCAAGATGGTGGGGGCTACATACCTGATTTGGTTAGGGGTAAGTAGTTTACGGGCTATGGTGAAAAATAAAGGATGCATTGAAATTGGGGAGTTGGTACAAGGCACTTATAGCGCGAAACGGTCTTTGCGTGAAGGCTTCTTGTCGAATGTTTTAAACCCTAAAACAGCGGTATTCTATCTTGCGTTTCTTCCCCAGTTTGTAAACCCAGAAGGATCACCCTTATGGCAGTCAATGCTAATGGCTTCGATTCACTTCATTATTGCTATGGTATGGCAATGTGGCTTGGCTAGTATATTGAACTCAGCCAAAAACCTTCTTAAAAATGCACGCTTTATGCACTGGATGGAAGGTGTCACAGCTGTGGTGTTAGTGGGGCTTGGCATTAAATTGTTAATGGAAGAATCGCCATAAACCATAGTGCTTTTGCTCACTGCATGATTTGACTTTGGTTATTTAATC
The nucleotide sequence above comes from Photobacterium swingsii. Encoded proteins:
- the ygjK gene encoding alpha-glucosidase, with the translated sequence MFNKSTLAIVIGASILLSGCNSSNDDNSGSGFTLPVAPTSEFTNVIDRTGNPTHLRDYDVYSNLKYNALIDNGAWHGHLLPEDAAGYGTFGGIMQVTQEYAHFMSGETFDKLTITDKNTGTTYNLSNAKAKVYSIPGALVQVLELDDIHVQMVLRFVTNRSSLVETKITNLTKNDMDLSLEWDGELVKYARSGEKYENKTVAEYYPEYKRQISAIDNGIKINFGDMKNNWAIRSDADAEFRITRSLKTRTIANETSFTSYSETQVPSKKTTTFYTAYSNLHNAKEVASEIVKLQDVLATPTSYMNASKKRWDGYLTNGLTNKDATPEQARVAVKAMMTLNGNWRSAAGDIKQATVTPSVTARWFSGNLTWPWDSWKQAYAMAHFNPDVAMDNIRTVFQEQIQANDKIRPQDKGYLLDVLTYTKPTTRGGAGSENWNERNTKPSLAAWSVMEVYHALANDFDRKQDAQAFIDEIYPKLVAYHDWWLSNRDHNQNGVPEYGAAVDPAHNTPEGIMYVWVETKDPNFTTIIPAEDIIKKDGDHYQVKGMASYNKILDQVDYMNLEVGAQEAAGWESGMDNAARFGFIYNIHDMNKQATDINNPDKNVDQLGRYAATAHGFDNSMALTNGAWDYTNKDAANLAKLKLAKKDWEVRFAENRANKNDPAGQLLGFSMLQESVDQASYMYSDNKYLAEMAGLVSDGIVGKDRAQEFLDGASKIKTYINQCMFDEGTGFFYDIHLNVEADGTTPAPLANGCAGEPIVARGRGPEGWSPLFNGAATQDHADKVIAVMRDQDEFNTPDKFQNKGVPLPTASQTNPAYGKDVYWRGRVWLDQVYFGFRAMDNYGYKQEAITMANELFNNAEGMTGNMPIRENYNPETGAVQGASNFSWSAAHLYMMYNVFFTK
- a CDS encoding LysE family translocator — translated: MDILNVEAFLIAITILTLTPGLDTALVIRNTSRSGLADGCMTSFGICSGLFVHAFFSAVGISAILAQSAELFQMVKMVGATYLIWLGVSSLRAMVKNKGCIEIGELVQGTYSAKRSLREGFLSNVLNPKTAVFYLAFLPQFVNPEGSPLWQSMLMASIHFIIAMVWQCGLASILNSAKNLLKNARFMHWMEGVTAVVLVGLGIKLLMEESP